A window from Hemibagrus wyckioides isolate EC202008001 linkage group LG17, SWU_Hwy_1.0, whole genome shotgun sequence encodes these proteins:
- the LOC131367656 gene encoding olfactory receptor-like protein OLF3: MVQNDSRKNIHEFVFTGFDTLEKPVAVGIIILIVYFLVMLANFANIFFIVTDKRLHQPMYVFICNLAIVDMLCCTCSCPTMIGILIVGFKTISYVPCIIQMYGFGLGFVMEVFTISVMALDRLVAIMKPLHYHSILSNERSVILTILLWILGSVAIGIVPGTVVPLPLCSTTIKYVFCDYAAVIRTTCVDPNPYFDLMSGFTFFLMFGTFSFICITYLKIVIVVVKMTSKGSKKKVFHTCLSHLFVIICYYGPSFIILVLTRIWVVLSLEERNGLRVGTILGPSLVNPFIYCFRTKEIRNKILRIVSEVEPTE, translated from the coding sequence ATGGTTCAAAATGATTCCAGAAAAAACATTCATGAATTTGTATTTACAGGATTTGACACTTTAGAAAAGCCGGTGGCTGTTGGTATTATTATACTAATTGTATACTTTCTTGTAATGCTTGCTAACTTTGCTAACATATTCTTTATTGTCACTGATAAACGTCTACACCAGCCAATGTATGTCTTCATCTGCAATTTAGCAATTGTAGACATGCTTTGCTGTACATGTTCATGTCCAACTATGATAGGAATCCTTATTGTTGGCTTTAAAACCATATCTTATGTACCATGCATTATTCAGATGTATGGTTTTGGTTTAGGATTTGTGATGGAGGTGTTTACTATTTCTGTCATGGCTTTAGACAGACTAGTTGCCATAATGAAGCCATTGCACTACCATTCAATTTTGTCAAATGAACGTTCTGTTATTCTCACTATCTTGCTGTGGATTCTGGGGTCTGTTGCAATAGGAATAGTTCCTGGTACTGTGGTTCCTTTACCATTATGCTCCACAACAATAAAGTATGTGTTTTGTGATTATGCAGCTGTTATTAGAACGACTTGTGTAGATCCAAACCCATATTTTGATTTAATGTCAGGTTTCACCTTTTTCCTGATGTTTGGAACATTCAGTTTCATTTGTATAACTTATCTTAagattgttattgttgttgtcaaAATGACCTCTAAAGGTAGCAAGAAAAAAGTGTTTCATACATGCTTAAGTCATTTATTTGTGATAATCTGCTATTATGGACCTTCATTCATTATCTTAGTTCTGACCAGAATTTGGGTAGTCTTATCACTTGAGGAACGAAATGGTCTGAGAGTTGGAACAATTCTTGGTCCTTCTTTAGTAAATCcctttatatattgttttagaACTAAAGAGATTcgaaataaaatattaagaattGTTTCAGAAGTTGAACCAACTGAATGA